TACGAATTTCCTTTCTCCAAATAATGAAAACATCAGGATTTAAGAAAATCACAGATATCAGCagcaataactgaaaaaattgattgaaaaaagaaaaaaaacagtgctATCGTCTTGTGAAATATTGACTAATAAACATTTCAACTGAATGTTGTCtcataataatgcataaatataatagaaattttaaaattttttgtaacactAGCCTATATAACGACCGAAATGGCTCATGGATTTATGATGCTATTGACTAATACCAAAAATTGTGGTAAATGGTatcgaatgaaattttaaaaaccatgaatTCTATTGCATTAACTGCAAAAGGGGGAACAGAACCAAAACACGGATTTACAATGACATTGAGAGCAGCGAAAAATGATACTGAAATGTGCAATGCGAATTTTTCTTGTAATGCAGGGTACGCACTTTAAAAAACATGGTACTAGTACCATAAAGTACTGGTAAAAACTAATATCATTGCATATAAGCTGTTACATAATATTGTACAGAATTGATTCATACCTCTGCTACAGCTTGGTGACTCCTCACTGGTTTCAATTGATTAACACCATGGTTCTTGGGTTTACCATAAGTGCATCCCTTGGGAACTTGCTTCTTTCGGCCTCCTCTACGAATTCTAATTCGATAGACAACATAACCTAGAAGATAAAGAATACAGTACTTAATTCTGTTAAAAGCAGACTTCACAAGAATAgataaaacattcaaatatcCCTAAAATATGACACTTTGTCTAGTTAAcatcagttaaataaaatatctttcaaaactttacaaaagactcaataacttaaaaaaattaaggtacttaacttaatatgcaatttttatataactgctattaagaaagttaaaaaccCAACTGATTTGGTCAGCAGTAGTTTGATCAATTAGATTAGTTAAGATCTAGAAGTCTTCCTAATGCATGATTATAACTAGGTATCTTCTAGATCAAatagcataataataaaatcaataagtcTTTCTACGAAATAGTAAGAATCAACAGGCCTGCAAGTATTAGACACTGTCTTgtacagaaattaaaaacaaacaaaattcaGCTTAGAGAACTTATAAATggttcatgaaaaaatattaatattaaatcacttTGATGATAAAGATATTACTTATGTTAGATTAACTGCTATCAAATTAGCATAAAACATTGCTCATGATATAACTATCTTACATTGCTCATGATATAACTATCTTTGTAAATGAAAAGCTGCAATGTAACTCAGAGTAGTAAAAGCCATAATCATTTTAATCAGATGGCACTTTCTATCAAATAGGCTCATCatgcaaaatagaaaaataccaGTTACAAACTAAATACTATATATAAttgctattaatatttaaatactataaatacataatattaatacCTCAAATAGttgtaacatatatataaaataagaaataaggaGAAAAgttgacattaaaaataaaacaaatatcagAGTGAAAGTCATAATCATTTAATTCAGATGGCACTTTCTATCAAATAGGCTCATCACAAAAATTGAACAGTTGAAAATTACACATCATGAAACAGTacagattgatttaaaattgtgtttattgACTAATACAATTCTAGTTTGAAACAAAACCAGAGAACTttcacaaaagaaataaaaaagcatttaataagaTTCCAAACAAGGACATATTTACAAAAACcagcaaaataattgtttcatggTTGGGAaacttgaaatcattaatactTCAAGTActatgataatgattttggtataggctaaaatatatttgttatataaataagacaataacaaaaactataattttagccataacttttaaatagctttgataaaaatttaagatttaattatgaacaaaataaaaatgttatacgATTTCAGCAAAATAGCTactaaatacaaagaaaaattaaaataattttaaaattaaacacaaaaatctAATACTGGTAATCacataacatgttttttttttcttttggtaaaCTAAGACTGATtgccaaattattttctttggcaACTATGTATGATGTTTCAACCTTATCAACAAGAAACTATTTCATTAGCCCTCATAAACTTGactattaactttaaattgtaaattatatctCATGTTTGTAAAAACATCATTCTTTATCTCCaatactatattatatattaaaattagtttaaaaattctcaacTTTGAAATGCCAGAAATACTTACAGAAGTTTACAGAAACAGTAAAAGCCCTACACTAGTAATAAATCAAACCAAGATCTAATTGTTTCATGGTTgggaaacttgaaattaaagtGCACTTCAAGTACtatgataatgattttaatataggctaaaatattactgatatagAAAACAACTccataacaaatattataatttagccATATATACTTCTGAGCAATCTATTTCATTGAATGGTACACTCAACTTAAGAAAACAATACTAAGGTGATCATCAAGATAAATATTGATAAGATAATTATGGCTCATTTAAACAACTCCGGTtagcagggttgccactcaaatctgtaaaaaaaatccctgTCTTCTTCCCTGTGCATactatacacaatatattaagaggaaacaacaattactgtgctccTGTGTGAGatatattgggctaactatatttatcagttttaattgCTAGAAAAACAGCTGAATATAATgatatagtaaatgaaatagtttagtatagctgaaatatcatggttaaatatcccacaggtcaccattttttaaaaagacaaagaGAAGAAATTCCTGTATTTTCCccgtttgtaaaaaaaaaaaatcaaagttccCTGCCTTTTCCAAGCTATTTTAGGTGATTATTAAATTCCTTGtatttccaggttttccctccGGAGTGGCAACCTTGTACAGCAGAGTTTACCTAAGTGtagtacgcgtacccccaggggtacgggaacagtttagcgggagTATGCATTCTTATGCAAAACATCTTcaactaacaaaattttaatttttaaaaaaaaaaaaataaaaaaagctagccatgaaaactcagaattttgattttttttattggctaaTTTTTGCTGAGTcatcagttaataattagtggtatcaacagccagttgtgatttgtaattttagtgcaatttttttatagtaaaaaatacattcatttttttttttattagtggtacacagcactacgaaaaatttagaaagggtacacaagtCACaaatttgggaaacactgctgtagGAGTATAATAGAGGGGTTCATTTGAACAGATTTCCCTGTTCAAATGAACAGGGAAATCTGTTCAATGAATGTTTCCCTGTTcgaatgaaatgaattttttgtgtttCGTAGTTTCCCTACGAAAcacaaaaaagttaatatatttaaaaattatagtaatggAAAGAGCATTGTTATACAGAATTAAaccattacttaattttaattttacacacaACAAACATTTTCCCCATAAATTATAATCAGATTCTCATGCCAATAATAACCTGACACaaggttaaaaagaaataaactttcttacatataaagaaaagaataatttttttaagaacataaaaatcatttgcttgatgttaataaaacttgatataatgttaatttctaGAACTGTAATAATCCTTAATTACACCTTGATAGCATAGAGAATTAAGTATAATATAGGAAACGAATTAAGtaagcaaatataatttaaacttagcttgttcagtttaataaatatataaaatctaaataaaatataattgaatataattaatcaaCACCACTTTTTACCTTGTTTTGCTCGGTACCCTAACCTTCTTGCCTTATCTGGCCTTGTTGGTCTTGGAGCTCTATGTACAGCATTCAGTTGTCGGAAGTACCAGCACCTTGTTCTC
The Parasteatoda tepidariorum isolate YZ-2023 unplaced genomic scaffold, CAS_Ptep_4.0 HiC_scaffold_4637, whole genome shotgun sequence genome window above contains:
- the LOC107451224 gene encoding large ribosomal subunit protein eL15-like, with amino-acid sequence MGAYKYMQEIWRKKQSDVLKFLLRTRCWYFRQLNAVHRAPRPTRPDKARRLGYRAKQGYVVYRIRIRRGGRKKQVPKGCTYGKPKNHGVNQLKPVRSHQAVAEV